From the genome of Papaver somniferum cultivar HN1 chromosome 2, ASM357369v1, whole genome shotgun sequence, one region includes:
- the LOC113348639 gene encoding pentatricopeptide repeat-containing protein At4g20090-like isoform X1, which translates to MPLGFLIRKSQRWKLITNPCRFSSSFSFHNVSLNKTKNRKTGNLNEENKNGPPPPPLAEEIFKSGSYKQGDSTFYSLLMGYADSKDFVNLEIVLDRMKRERRVITEKVFIYIFKACRNAHFPDKAVYLFDRMAEFQCRQSVRSFNSVLNVLIQEGRFDQALSFYSYVVGKGIPPNGLTFNLIIKTRCRMGLIDRAIETFRDMSCIPDLYTYSTLIDGLCKENRIEEAITLLDEMQSEGCFPNEVTYNALINGLCKKGDIARASKLVENMFLKGCIPNEVTYNTLIHGLCLKGKLEKAVWLLDRMVADKCVPNHVTYGTIVNGLVEQGKVADAVLLLDSIEDRGHRPNEYIYSSVASGLFKEGNSEGAVRLWQKMIEKGFQPNTVLYSVLIDGLCRQGKPDEAENILPEMANHGCIANAFTYSSLMRGFFEAGNCGKALQIWKQMEHNGCSPNEVCFSVLIHGLCKDGKLKEGLMVWKHMLGRGCKPDVVAYSSIIHGMCEAGFVDGGLRLLNEMLCLDSNSQPDIITYNILFHGLCKQNKISRAVDLLNSMLTQGCDPDLVTCNIFLKSLAEKLNPPQDGREFLDELVVRLSKRQRVLGAAKIVEIMLQKFLPPKASTWERIVEDLCKHKKVQAAIDRCWHEVSR; encoded by the coding sequence ATGCCCCTCGGGTTTTTAATAAGGAAAAGCCAAAGGTGGAAACTTATTACAAACCCATGTAGGTTTTCGTCTTCCTTTTCATTTCACAATGTTTCTCTGAACAAAACTAAAAATCGAAAGACTGGGAATCTCAATGAAGAGAATAAAAATggacctcctcctcctcctcttgcTGAAGAAATCTTTAAGTCGGGTTCTTACAAACAAGGTGATTCTACTTTTTATTCTCTCTTAATGGGTTATGCTGATTCTAAGGATTTTGTGAATTTGGAAATTGTTTTGGATAGAATGAAGAGAGAAAGAAGAGTAATTACAGAGAAagttttcatatatatatttaaagCCTGTAGAAATGCACATTTTCCTGATAAAGCTGTCTACTTGTTTGATAGAATGGCAGAGTTTCAATGTAGACAAAGTGTTCGATCATTTAACTCGGTTCTTAACGTTCTTATTCAGGAAGGTCGTTTTGATCAAGCTTTGTCTTTCTACTCTTATGTTGTTGGAAAGGGTATACCACCAAATGGTTTAACTTTTAATTTGATTATCAAAACAAGGTGTAGAATGGGTTTGATTGATAGAGCCATCGAAACTTTCAGAGATATGTCATGTATCCCTGATTTATACACTTACTCAACTTTGATAGATGGTTTGTGTAAAGAGAATAGAATTGAGGAGGCTATTACTTTGTTGGATGAGATGCAGAGTGAAGGGTGTTTTCCGAACGAGGTAACATACAATGCATTGATCAATGGGTTATGCAAGAAAGGAGACATCGCTCGTGCTTCAAAGCTTGTGGAGAATATGTTCCTGAAAGGGTGTATTCCCAATGAAGTGACATATAACACACTCATCCATGGTTTGTGTCTTAAGGGAAAATTAGAGAAAGCTGTTTGGCTTTTGGATAGAATGGTAGCAGATAAATGTGTACCGAACCATGTAACTTATGGAACAATTGTAAATGGGCTCGTTGAGCAAGGTAAGGTTGCTGATGCTGTTCTTTTGTTGGATTCTATAGAAGATAGAGGGCATCGTCCGAATGAGTACATCTATTCATCCGTTGCGAGTGGATTGTTCAAGGAAGGAAATTCAGAAGGCGCGGTAAGATTGTGGCAGAAAATGATAGAAAAAGGTTTCCAACCTAATACCGTCCTCTACAGTGTTCTCATAGATGGTTTATGTCGACAAGGAAAACCAGATGAGGCCGAAAATATTTTGCCGGAGATGGCAAACCATGGCTGCATAGCCAATGCTTTCACCTATAGCTCCTTGATGAGAGGTTTTTTTGAAGCAGGAAATTGCGGAAAGGCCCTACAAATATGGAAACAGATGGAACACAATGGATGTAGTCCTAACGAGGTGTGCTTTAGTGTACTAATTCATGGACTTTGCAAGGATGGAAAGTTAAAGGAAGGGTTGATGGTATGGAAGCACATGCTGGGTCGAGGATGTAAACCCGATGTAGTGGCTTATAGTTCGATTATTCATGGCATGTGTGAAGCTGGATTTGTTGATGGAGGCCTAAGGCTTCTCAACGAGATGCTTTGCCTGGATTCAAATTCTCAACCTGATATAATAACATACAACATCCTCTTTCATGGTTTATGCAAGCAAAATAAGATCTCTCGAGCTGTTGATCTTTTAAATAGTATGCTGACTCAAGGCTGTGATCCTGATTTAGTTACCTGTAACATTTTCCTAAAGAGTTTGGCAGAGAAGTTAAATCCCCCTCAAGATGGAAGAGAGTTTCTTGACGAGCTTGTGGTTCGGCTATCTAAACGGCAAAGAGTTTTAGGCGCTGCAAAAATTGTGGAAATAATGCTGCAAAAATTTCTTCCTCCAAAGGCTTCAACTTGGGAAAGGATTGTTGAAGACCTTTGCAAGCATAAGAAGGTTCAAGCAGCCATTGACAGGTGCTGGCATGAAGTTTCTAGGTAA
- the LOC113348640 gene encoding cysteine-rich PDZ-binding protein-like, translating to MVCDKCEKKLSKVIVPDKWKEGASNTTEGGGRKINENKLLSKKNRWTPYGMTKCMICKQQTHQEAKYCHTCAYSKGVCAMCGKQVLDTKLYKQSNV from the exons ATGGTGTGCGATAAGT GTGAGAAGAAGTTATCGAAGGTGATCGTTCCTGATAAGTGGAAAGAAGGTGCTAGCAACACGACTGAGGGTGGAGGCCGTAAGATTAATGAGAATAAACTTCTATCCAAGAAAAACAG ATGGACTCCTTATGGAATGACCAAGTGCATGATTTGCAAGCAACAGACTCACCAGGAAGCCAAATACTGTCACACCTGCGCATATAGTAAAG GAGTCTGTGCTATGTGTGGGAAGCAGGTACTTGATACCAAGCTTTACAAGCAAAGTAATGTATGA
- the LOC113348639 gene encoding pentatricopeptide repeat-containing protein At4g20090-like isoform X2 has product MKRIKMDLLLLLLLKKSLSRVLTNKEGRFDQALSFYSYVVGKGIPPNGLTFNLIIKTRCRMGLIDRAIETFRDMSCIPDLYTYSTLIDGLCKENRIEEAITLLDEMQSEGCFPNEVTYNALINGLCKKGDIARASKLVENMFLKGCIPNEVTYNTLIHGLCLKGKLEKAVWLLDRMVADKCVPNHVTYGTIVNGLVEQGKVADAVLLLDSIEDRGHRPNEYIYSSVASGLFKEGNSEGAVRLWQKMIEKGFQPNTVLYSVLIDGLCRQGKPDEAENILPEMANHGCIANAFTYSSLMRGFFEAGNCGKALQIWKQMEHNGCSPNEVCFSVLIHGLCKDGKLKEGLMVWKHMLGRGCKPDVVAYSSIIHGMCEAGFVDGGLRLLNEMLCLDSNSQPDIITYNILFHGLCKQNKISRAVDLLNSMLTQGCDPDLVTCNIFLKSLAEKLNPPQDGREFLDELVVRLSKRQRVLGAAKIVEIMLQKFLPPKASTWERIVEDLCKHKKVQAAIDRCWHEVSR; this is encoded by the exons ATGAAGAGAATAAAAATggacctcctcctcctcctcttgcTGAAGAAATCTTTAAGTCGGGTTCTTACAAACAAG GAAGGTCGTTTTGATCAAGCTTTGTCTTTCTACTCTTATGTTGTTGGAAAGGGTATACCACCAAATGGTTTAACTTTTAATTTGATTATCAAAACAAGGTGTAGAATGGGTTTGATTGATAGAGCCATCGAAACTTTCAGAGATATGTCATGTATCCCTGATTTATACACTTACTCAACTTTGATAGATGGTTTGTGTAAAGAGAATAGAATTGAGGAGGCTATTACTTTGTTGGATGAGATGCAGAGTGAAGGGTGTTTTCCGAACGAGGTAACATACAATGCATTGATCAATGGGTTATGCAAGAAAGGAGACATCGCTCGTGCTTCAAAGCTTGTGGAGAATATGTTCCTGAAAGGGTGTATTCCCAATGAAGTGACATATAACACACTCATCCATGGTTTGTGTCTTAAGGGAAAATTAGAGAAAGCTGTTTGGCTTTTGGATAGAATGGTAGCAGATAAATGTGTACCGAACCATGTAACTTATGGAACAATTGTAAATGGGCTCGTTGAGCAAGGTAAGGTTGCTGATGCTGTTCTTTTGTTGGATTCTATAGAAGATAGAGGGCATCGTCCGAATGAGTACATCTATTCATCCGTTGCGAGTGGATTGTTCAAGGAAGGAAATTCAGAAGGCGCGGTAAGATTGTGGCAGAAAATGATAGAAAAAGGTTTCCAACCTAATACCGTCCTCTACAGTGTTCTCATAGATGGTTTATGTCGACAAGGAAAACCAGATGAGGCCGAAAATATTTTGCCGGAGATGGCAAACCATGGCTGCATAGCCAATGCTTTCACCTATAGCTCCTTGATGAGAGGTTTTTTTGAAGCAGGAAATTGCGGAAAGGCCCTACAAATATGGAAACAGATGGAACACAATGGATGTAGTCCTAACGAGGTGTGCTTTAGTGTACTAATTCATGGACTTTGCAAGGATGGAAAGTTAAAGGAAGGGTTGATGGTATGGAAGCACATGCTGGGTCGAGGATGTAAACCCGATGTAGTGGCTTATAGTTCGATTATTCATGGCATGTGTGAAGCTGGATTTGTTGATGGAGGCCTAAGGCTTCTCAACGAGATGCTTTGCCTGGATTCAAATTCTCAACCTGATATAATAACATACAACATCCTCTTTCATGGTTTATGCAAGCAAAATAAGATCTCTCGAGCTGTTGATCTTTTAAATAGTATGCTGACTCAAGGCTGTGATCCTGATTTAGTTACCTGTAACATTTTCCTAAAGAGTTTGGCAGAGAAGTTAAATCCCCCTCAAGATGGAAGAGAGTTTCTTGACGAGCTTGTGGTTCGGCTATCTAAACGGCAAAGAGTTTTAGGCGCTGCAAAAATTGTGGAAATAATGCTGCAAAAATTTCTTCCTCCAAAGGCTTCAACTTGGGAAAGGATTGTTGAAGACCTTTGCAAGCATAAGAAGGTTCAAGCAGCCATTGACAGGTGCTGGCATGAAGTTTCTAGGTAA